One Micromonospora sp. WMMD812 genomic window carries:
- a CDS encoding acetyl-CoA carboxylase carboxyltransferase subunit alpha: protein MTATAPREEQLWSRCAGCATLLYRKRLRRNLDVCPECGVHARLGAPDRVRQLVDPGSFQPLPDRPADVDPIGFVDVLPYPHRITAARAGTGLPEAVLCGTATLGGHPAALAVMDFRFLGGSLGCAVGELITRAAERALDDRVPLILVTASGGARMQEGALSLMQMATVSQAVAALREAGLLTVSVLTDPTYGGVAASFATNTDVVVAETGARMGFAGPRVIRQVTGRALPDGFQTADFLLRHGQVDMVVPRRALRGRLVALLAAARAARPPAARPPVPRRPPAPAGGAPTTASPSDGDPWTTVRLARHPARPTTLDYLETAFDGFVELHGDRLGGDCPAVVGGLALLDGRPVMVIGHQKGHTTAELVARNFGMASPAGHRKALRLMRLAARLGLPVVTLVDTPGADPGVGAEEQGQAAAIAENILALTVLPTPVIAVVTGEGGSGGALALAVADRVLMLQHAVYSVISPEGCAAILWPNRSAAPQAARALRLTAPDLRRLGVVDEIVPEPVGAAHDDPEAAAQALRDALRDTLAPLRDVPPATLVRLRRQRFRRFGAARAGSRAGAR from the coding sequence CCGAGTGTGGGGTGCACGCCCGGCTCGGGGCGCCGGACCGGGTCCGTCAGCTGGTCGACCCCGGCTCGTTCCAGCCGCTGCCCGACCGGCCCGCCGACGTGGACCCGATCGGTTTCGTCGACGTCCTGCCGTACCCGCACCGGATCACCGCGGCCCGCGCCGGCACCGGCCTTCCCGAGGCGGTGCTCTGCGGCACCGCCACCCTCGGCGGGCACCCGGCCGCGCTCGCCGTGATGGACTTCCGCTTCCTCGGCGGCAGCCTGGGCTGTGCCGTCGGCGAGCTGATCACCCGCGCGGCCGAACGCGCGCTGGACGACCGGGTGCCGCTGATCCTGGTCACCGCCTCCGGCGGGGCGCGGATGCAGGAGGGCGCGCTGTCGCTGATGCAGATGGCCACGGTCAGCCAGGCCGTCGCCGCGCTGCGCGAGGCGGGGCTGCTCACCGTCAGCGTGCTCACCGACCCCACGTACGGCGGGGTGGCCGCCTCGTTCGCCACCAACACCGACGTGGTGGTGGCCGAGACCGGCGCCCGGATGGGGTTCGCCGGCCCCCGGGTGATCCGCCAGGTCACCGGCCGGGCGCTGCCGGACGGCTTCCAGACCGCCGACTTCCTGCTCCGGCACGGTCAGGTCGACATGGTGGTGCCCCGCCGCGCGCTGCGCGGGCGGCTGGTGGCGCTGCTCGCCGCCGCGCGGGCCGCCCGCCCGCCGGCGGCCCGCCCACCGGTGCCGCGCCGCCCGCCCGCGCCGGCGGGCGGCGCCCCCACGACGGCGAGCCCCTCCGACGGCGATCCGTGGACGACCGTTCGCCTCGCCCGGCATCCCGCTCGGCCGACCACCCTGGACTACCTGGAGACCGCGTTCGACGGCTTCGTCGAGCTGCACGGTGACCGGCTCGGCGGTGACTGTCCGGCGGTCGTCGGCGGGCTGGCCCTGCTCGACGGCCGGCCGGTCATGGTGATCGGCCACCAGAAGGGACACACGACCGCCGAACTGGTCGCCCGGAACTTCGGCATGGCCAGCCCGGCCGGGCACCGCAAGGCGCTGCGGCTGATGCGTCTCGCCGCGCGGCTCGGCCTGCCCGTGGTGACCCTGGTGGACACCCCGGGAGCCGACCCGGGCGTGGGCGCCGAGGAGCAGGGCCAGGCGGCGGCCATCGCGGAGAACATCCTCGCCCTGACCGTGCTGCCCACCCCGGTGATCGCGGTCGTCACCGGCGAGGGCGGCAGCGGCGGGGCGCTCGCCCTGGCGGTGGCGGACCGCGTGCTGATGCTGCAGCACGCCGTCTACTCGGTGATCAGCCCGGAGGGTTGCGCCGCGATCCTCTGGCCGAACCGGTCGGCTGCCCCGCAGGCGGCCCGAGCGCTGCGGTTGACCGCGCCGGACCTGCGCCGGCTCGGCGTCGTGGACGAGATCGTGCCGGAGCCCGTGGGCGCCGCGCACGACGACCCGGAGGCGGCAGCTCAGGCGCTGCGCGACGCGCTGCGGGACACCCTGGCGCCCCTGCGCGACGTGCCGCCCGCGACCCTGGTGCGGCTACGCCGCCAGCGGTTCCGGCGCTTCGGCGCGGCCCGCGCCGGCAGCCGGGCGGGTGCCCGGTGA
- the accB gene encoding acetyl-CoA carboxylase biotin carboxyl carrier protein, whose amino-acid sequence MLAGLRRHARHLVAELAGPVRRVRLRSGDTVLEVEWHEASAPARDTGDVPPPAPAGAPDPPEPEVRTVIRSPIVGTFYRAPEPGAAPFVAVGDLVRPGQVVAIVEAMKLMNEVTADRGGRVAAVLADEGQPVEYDQPLVALDPA is encoded by the coding sequence GTGCTGGCCGGCCTGCGCCGGCACGCCCGGCACCTGGTGGCCGAACTCGCCGGCCCGGTGCGCCGGGTCCGGCTGCGCAGCGGCGACACCGTGCTGGAGGTGGAGTGGCACGAGGCGAGCGCCCCGGCCCGCGACACCGGCGACGTGCCACCGCCCGCGCCGGCGGGCGCGCCCGACCCGCCCGAACCGGAGGTGCGGACGGTGATCCGCTCACCCATCGTCGGCACCTTCTACCGCGCTCCGGAACCGGGCGCCGCCCCGTTCGTGGCCGTCGGCGACCTGGTCCGGCCCGGCCAGGTCGTCGCGATCGTCGAGGCCATGAAGCTGATGAACGAGGTGACCGCCGACCGAGGCGGCCGGGTCGCCGCCGTGCTGGCCGACGAGGGCCAGCCGGTCGAGTACGACCAGCCGCTGGTCGCCCTGGATCCGGCCTGA
- a CDS encoding acetyl-CoA carboxylase biotin carboxylase subunit yields the protein MFEKVLIANRGEIALRVLRACRELGIRTAVVYSAADADSAAVRLADQAVRIGPAASRRSYLNAAAIVEAARQVGAQAVHPGYGFLSEDADFAEICAENGLTFVGPSPAVMAALADKSSARALMSRAGLPLPAGSVEPVPTVDAAAEVAAGIGYPVIVKAAAGGGGRGMTVVWSPGELPRAYAKTRAAAQAVFGDDRVYVERYLTDARHVEVQVLCDGHGNGVHLGTRDCSVQRRHQKLVEEAPAPALSAGTLDTIAETALRGVLQVGFTGAGTLEFLVDADERFHFLEINCRIQVEHPVTEMITGIDLVHEQLHIAAGVPLRWRQDEIRTYGVAVECRVNVEDPDRDFAPTPGRLERFLPPGGPFTRVDTHGRPGYVVGPHYDSLLAKVAVWAPDRELALNRLERALDEFEVAGPGVRTTIPFVRRVLDDAGFRKGRYTTGLVDRLLAAGPPLRSKPEPTTPTAAEPTVPRPSDPEPATPVTAARPPAPAPAGSSA from the coding sequence ATGTTCGAGAAGGTGCTGATCGCCAATCGGGGTGAGATCGCCCTGCGGGTGTTGCGGGCCTGCCGCGAACTCGGCATCCGCACGGCCGTGGTGTACTCGGCGGCGGACGCCGACTCGGCCGCGGTCCGCCTCGCCGACCAGGCCGTCCGGATCGGCCCGGCGGCCAGCCGGCGCAGCTATCTCAACGCCGCCGCGATCGTCGAGGCCGCCCGGCAGGTCGGCGCGCAGGCGGTGCACCCCGGCTACGGGTTCCTCTCCGAGGACGCCGACTTCGCCGAGATCTGCGCGGAGAACGGGCTGACCTTCGTCGGCCCGTCGCCCGCGGTGATGGCCGCGCTCGCCGACAAGTCCTCCGCACGGGCCCTGATGAGCCGGGCCGGCCTGCCGCTGCCGGCGGGCAGCGTCGAGCCCGTGCCGACGGTGGACGCGGCGGCCGAGGTGGCCGCCGGGATCGGCTACCCGGTGATCGTGAAGGCGGCCGCCGGCGGCGGTGGCCGGGGCATGACGGTGGTGTGGTCCCCGGGCGAGCTGCCGCGGGCGTACGCGAAGACCCGGGCCGCCGCCCAGGCCGTCTTCGGCGACGACCGGGTGTACGTCGAGCGGTACCTGACCGACGCCCGGCACGTCGAGGTACAGGTGCTCTGCGACGGGCACGGCAACGGCGTGCACCTGGGCACCCGCGACTGCTCGGTGCAGCGCCGGCACCAGAAGCTGGTCGAGGAGGCGCCCGCGCCGGCGCTGTCCGCCGGCACCCTGGACACGATCGCGGAGACCGCACTGCGCGGCGTCCTCCAGGTCGGCTTCACCGGCGCCGGCACGCTGGAGTTCCTCGTCGACGCCGACGAGCGGTTCCACTTCCTGGAGATCAACTGCCGGATCCAGGTGGAGCACCCGGTCACCGAGATGATCACCGGGATCGACCTGGTGCACGAGCAGCTGCACATCGCCGCCGGGGTGCCGCTGCGCTGGCGGCAGGACGAGATCCGCACGTACGGGGTGGCGGTCGAGTGCCGGGTCAACGTGGAGGACCCGGACCGGGACTTCGCGCCCACGCCCGGCCGGTTGGAGCGGTTCCTGCCCCCGGGCGGCCCGTTCACCCGGGTGGACACCCACGGCCGTCCCGGCTACGTCGTCGGCCCGCACTACGACTCGCTGCTGGCCAAGGTGGCGGTCTGGGCGCCGGACCGAGAGCTGGCGCTCAACCGGCTGGAACGCGCGCTCGACGAGTTCGAGGTGGCCGGGCCGGGCGTGCGGACCACCATTCCGTTCGTCCGGCGGGTCCTCGATGACGCCGGATTCCGCAAGGGCCGCTACACCACCGGGCTGGTCGACCGCCTGCTCGCCGCCGGCCCGCCGCTCCGGTCCAAGCCGGAGCCGACCACCCCGACCGCGGCGGAGCCGACCGTGCCGCGCCCGTCCGATCCCGAGCCGGCCACACCGGTGACCGCCGCCCGTCCGCCGGCCCCGGCCCCGGCCGGATCGTCCGCATGA
- a CDS encoding SRPBCC family protein, which yields MTVTRGHPLAAEITDILVAHCGLDAEAAATAPAASLEELGLDSLALLELSAVVADRWRVQIPEQAAQLSIPAVADLVARRSEQPGHTENGIVIAAPLPLVWNITNDVANWTELFTEYAVVEILHREGDTVRFRLTMHPDENGVSWSWVSERTADPTAREVHAHRVETGPFEYMRIHWRYAEEPDGTRMTWVQDFAMKSTAPVDNAGMTDRINANSAIQLAVIKERIERRVQTGEVAAVGGATGAGDE from the coding sequence ATGACCGTCACCCGAGGCCACCCGCTGGCCGCCGAGATCACCGACATCCTGGTGGCGCACTGCGGGCTGGACGCCGAGGCCGCCGCCACCGCGCCCGCCGCGTCCCTGGAGGAGCTCGGCCTGGACTCGCTCGCGCTGCTCGAACTGTCCGCGGTCGTCGCCGACCGCTGGCGGGTGCAGATCCCCGAGCAGGCCGCGCAGCTGAGCATCCCGGCCGTCGCCGACCTCGTCGCCCGGCGCTCCGAGCAGCCGGGGCACACCGAGAACGGCATCGTCATCGCCGCGCCGCTGCCGCTGGTCTGGAACATCACCAACGACGTGGCGAACTGGACCGAGCTGTTCACCGAGTACGCCGTGGTGGAGATCCTGCACCGGGAGGGCGACACGGTGCGGTTCCGGCTCACCATGCACCCCGACGAGAACGGCGTGTCGTGGAGCTGGGTGAGCGAGCGCACCGCCGACCCGACCGCCCGGGAGGTGCACGCGCACCGGGTGGAGACCGGGCCGTTCGAGTACATGCGGATCCACTGGCGGTACGCCGAGGAGCCCGACGGCACCCGGATGACCTGGGTGCAGGACTTCGCGATGAAGTCCACCGCGCCGGTCGACAACGCCGGCATGACCGACCGCATCAACGCCAACAGTGCGATCCAGCTCGCCGTCATCAAGGAGCGCATCGAGCGGCGGGTGCAGACCGGCGAGGTGGCCGCGGTCGGCGGCGCGACGGGAGCCGGCGATGAGTGA
- a CDS encoding cupin domain-containing protein: MSERTLRLVAARDVTADRRRGGELRVLLGPKTVGSTSGFLGVAALRPGERIAEHYHPYSEEFLYVTRGEITVDLDDQPVPLGAGEALFVPVNVRHRLRNTGDEPAEVVFHLGPLAPRPELGHVDTELVEQRGAS; encoded by the coding sequence ATGAGTGAGCGGACCCTGCGGCTCGTCGCCGCCCGGGACGTAACCGCCGACCGGCGCCGCGGCGGCGAGCTGCGGGTGCTGCTCGGCCCGAAGACCGTCGGCAGCACCTCCGGCTTCCTGGGCGTGGCTGCCCTGCGGCCGGGCGAACGGATCGCCGAGCACTACCACCCGTACAGCGAGGAGTTCCTCTACGTGACCCGGGGTGAGATCACCGTGGACCTGGACGACCAGCCGGTGCCGCTGGGCGCCGGCGAGGCGCTGTTCGTGCCGGTCAACGTCCGGCACCGGCTGCGCAACACCGGCGACGAGCCGGCCGAGGTGGTGTTCCACCTCGGACCGCTGGCGCCCCGCCCGGAACTCGGCCACGTCGACACCGAACTGGTCGAGCAGCGGGGCGCGTCGTGA